Proteins encoded together in one Stutzerimonas stutzeri window:
- a CDS encoding curli production assembly protein CsgB yields the protein MTLCSPPRAALLLALILSLIGSPLLAADLMDNGDLAPGGIPLGAAPSRLTQAAGAQQAYLQQLGQGNLAELRQNGQALSAQVLQQGSDQEAFILQHGEDLLAVIEQVGHGNYAEIRQTGSDNQASISQYGAYNDARIEQVGDGLRSTVTQYGYGQQINIVQGR from the coding sequence ATGACCCTTTGCTCTCCGCCCCGCGCCGCACTGCTGCTGGCCCTGATCCTCAGCCTGATCGGCTCCCCGCTGCTCGCTGCCGACCTGATGGACAACGGCGACCTCGCGCCGGGCGGCATCCCGCTCGGCGCCGCACCGTCCCGACTGACACAGGCGGCAGGTGCGCAGCAGGCCTATCTGCAGCAGCTGGGTCAGGGCAACCTGGCCGAACTGCGGCAGAACGGTCAGGCGCTCAGCGCCCAGGTGCTGCAACAAGGCAGCGACCAGGAAGCCTTTATCCTGCAGCACGGGGAAGACCTGCTGGCCGTCATCGAACAGGTCGGCCACGGCAATTACGCCGAGATCCGCCAGACCGGCAGCGACAACCAGGCCAGCATCAGCCAGTACGGCGCCTACAACGACGCGCGTATCGAACAGGTCGGCGACGGCCTGCGCAGCACCGTCACGCAATATGGCTACGGCCAGCAGATCAATATCGTGCAGGGCCGCTAG
- a CDS encoding helix-turn-helix transcriptional regulator yields MFFRHFLGEQAQVEVSLAGLEPPAQHDADLFLVDAGHSEAEQISSLIDQLDDHTPVALVNIVPEQAEQLVEKHPVIRGVFYSHATREHLLEGIRVLLKGGDWLPRVLTERLLGQWRRMRQLAESKTSLTLREREILSLAGKGLSNAEIAEQLCLSPHTIKSHIHNLLRKIGASNRAEAAYLLRSHLDWDKSCSV; encoded by the coding sequence TTGTTCTTCCGCCACTTCCTCGGCGAGCAGGCCCAGGTCGAAGTCTCCCTCGCCGGCCTGGAACCGCCGGCGCAGCATGATGCCGACCTGTTTCTGGTGGACGCCGGCCACAGCGAGGCCGAACAGATTTCCAGCCTGATCGACCAACTGGACGACCACACCCCGGTGGCACTGGTGAACATCGTCCCGGAACAGGCCGAACAGCTGGTGGAGAAACACCCGGTCATCCGCGGGGTGTTCTACAGCCACGCCACCCGCGAACACCTGCTCGAAGGCATTCGCGTCTTGCTCAAGGGCGGCGATTGGCTGCCGCGGGTGCTCACCGAGCGACTACTGGGCCAGTGGCGGCGCATGCGCCAGCTGGCGGAAAGCAAGACCAGCCTGACGCTGCGCGAGCGGGAAATCCTCAGCCTTGCCGGCAAGGGCCTGTCCAACGCCGAGATCGCCGAGCAGCTGTGCCTCAGCCCGCACACGATCAAGAGTCATATCCACAACCTGCTGCGCAAGATCGGCGCCTCCAACCGCGCCGAGGCGGCCTACCTGCTGCGCAGCCACCTGGACTGGGACAAGTCCTGCAGCGTCTGA
- a CDS encoding OPT/YSL family transporter → MSQTSAAVSPRELSARALATGLLLGALLAPSNVYSGLKIGWSFNMSIIALLVGFAFWQGVARAFGRPRWSLLESNINQTTASSCASIISGGLVAPIPAYTLLTGQQLDSLALMAWVFSVSFLGIWVAWYLRPGLIAGSGLRFPEGMATLATLQQIYSQGAEAGRRLWVLGSAALLAAGTKLIDTFFWSLPRWAPSAQLERLTFTFEPSLLLVGFGGIVGLRVGLSLLLGALLAWGGLAPWLLAEGLVRLPAAATGPQFATLIEWLLWPGGSLMVCATLTSLGLRLLRSRTATRRGSRRWRPQGWPAAGLALAITLVVALQISLFGIAPALALLSIPLALLLAMVAARVVGATGIPPIGAIGQLSQLGFGVFAPGQVPVNLMSANTAGGAAGQCTDLLNDFKVGHAIGATPARQAVAQCAGILLGSVVGVLAYQLLIPDPQAMLITPEWPAPAVATWKAVAEALTGGLGALAVDVRWAMLVGALCGVLLGALEGLLPGAQLRWLPSSAALGLAFIIPASISLLMTFGAVLAWAFTSRWRSLGERFVIVAAAGLVAGESMAGVGASLWQLLR, encoded by the coding sequence ATGAGCCAAACCTCTGCTGCCGTTTCACCTCGCGAACTCAGCGCACGCGCTCTGGCGACCGGGTTGTTGCTGGGTGCGCTGCTGGCGCCGTCGAATGTCTACTCGGGCCTCAAGATCGGCTGGTCGTTCAATATGTCGATCATTGCGCTGCTGGTCGGCTTCGCCTTCTGGCAGGGAGTCGCCAGGGCATTCGGGCGCCCGCGCTGGTCGTTGCTGGAGAGCAACATCAACCAGACAACCGCCTCGTCCTGTGCCTCGATCATCTCCGGCGGGCTGGTGGCGCCGATTCCCGCCTACACGCTGCTCACCGGTCAGCAGCTGGACAGCCTGGCGCTGATGGCCTGGGTGTTCTCGGTGAGCTTTCTCGGCATCTGGGTGGCCTGGTATCTGCGCCCGGGGCTGATCGCCGGCTCCGGGCTGCGCTTTCCCGAAGGCATGGCGACGCTGGCCACCCTGCAGCAGATCTACAGCCAGGGTGCCGAAGCCGGGCGCCGGTTGTGGGTGCTCGGCAGTGCTGCGCTGCTCGCCGCCGGCACCAAACTGATCGATACCTTCTTCTGGAGCCTGCCGCGCTGGGCACCCTCGGCGCAGCTCGAGCGACTGACCTTCACCTTCGAGCCGTCGCTGCTGCTGGTGGGCTTCGGTGGCATCGTCGGCCTGCGCGTCGGCTTGTCGTTGCTGCTCGGCGCACTGCTGGCGTGGGGGGGGCTGGCGCCCTGGCTGCTCGCCGAGGGTCTGGTGCGCCTGCCAGCCGCTGCCACGGGGCCGCAGTTCGCCACGCTGATCGAGTGGCTGCTGTGGCCCGGGGGCAGCCTGATGGTCTGCGCCACGCTGACCTCGCTGGGGCTGCGCCTGCTGCGTTCGCGCACGGCGACACGGCGCGGGTCACGCCGGTGGCGTCCACAGGGCTGGCCGGCAGCAGGCCTGGCGCTGGCGATCACGCTGGTGGTGGCGCTGCAGATCAGCCTGTTCGGCATCGCCCCGGCGCTGGCCTTGCTTTCGATCCCGCTGGCGCTGCTGCTGGCGATGGTCGCCGCGCGAGTGGTCGGCGCTACCGGGATTCCACCGATTGGCGCAATCGGGCAGCTGTCGCAGCTTGGCTTCGGCGTGTTCGCACCCGGGCAGGTGCCGGTCAACCTGATGAGCGCCAACACCGCCGGCGGCGCGGCCGGGCAGTGCACCGACCTGCTCAATGATTTCAAGGTCGGGCACGCCATCGGTGCCACGCCGGCGCGCCAGGCGGTGGCGCAATGCGCCGGTATCCTGCTCGGCAGTGTGGTGGGTGTGCTGGCCTATCAGCTGCTGATCCCGGACCCGCAGGCGATGCTGATCACCCCCGAGTGGCCGGCGCCGGCGGTGGCGACCTGGAAAGCGGTGGCCGAAGCGCTGACCGGCGGGTTGGGTGCGCTGGCGGTCGATGTGCGCTGGGCGATGCTGGTCGGCGCGCTCTGCGGGGTCCTGCTGGGTGCGCTGGAAGGTCTGTTGCCGGGGGCGCAGTTGCGCTGGCTGCCAAGTTCGGCAGCGCTCGGCCTGGCGTTCATCATTCCCGCTTCGATCTCGCTGCTGATGACCTTCGGCGCCGTGCTCGCCTGGGCCTTCACCTCGCGCTGGCGCAGTCTCGGCGAGCGTTTCGTGATCGTCGCCGCCGCGGGGCTGGTGGCCGGCGAAAGCATGGCGGGCGTCGGTGCATCGCTCTGGCAATTGCTGCGCTGA
- a CDS encoding AI-2E family transporter, producing MTKPTSPDDNKQVANRAMVQAAVLAAVVLLCIVAWLAFDFLLLLFASILFGVLIHGVSCWLSRHSPLPYKASMAAFFVVLLLGLGGGGWLVAPSIAEQADALSDSLPEAVERLRERAEQLPWANELLQQSDRLADSLPEGSSTFSVVTKVMGSVAGALSSFVIAFAIGICLAIDPRIYRSGLLKLVPQGYRPRAAEVLDESGATLRAWLLAKLLEMLLIGVLTTLGLWLLGIELALVLGLIAGLLSFIPNIGPVLAVIPALLLASLEGGRTVLYVAGLYLFVQALESYVFTPFMQQRIVSIPPALTIGVQLLFGLLAGTLGLLLATPLAALGMVLVRMLYVEDLLGDREQVTDGSS from the coding sequence ATGACCAAGCCAACATCGCCGGACGACAACAAGCAGGTCGCCAACCGCGCCATGGTGCAGGCGGCCGTCCTGGCCGCTGTGGTGCTGCTGTGCATCGTCGCCTGGCTGGCCTTCGACTTTCTCTTGCTGCTGTTCGCGTCCATCCTGTTCGGCGTGTTGATCCACGGCGTGAGCTGCTGGCTGAGCAGGCACAGCCCGTTGCCCTACAAGGCTTCGATGGCCGCATTCTTCGTGGTCCTGCTGCTGGGCCTGGGCGGCGGGGGCTGGCTGGTGGCGCCGAGCATCGCCGAGCAGGCCGACGCGCTGTCCGATTCGCTGCCGGAGGCGGTCGAGCGGCTGCGTGAGCGTGCCGAGCAACTGCCCTGGGCCAACGAGCTGCTGCAGCAGAGCGATCGGCTGGCGGATTCGTTGCCGGAGGGTTCCAGCACCTTCAGCGTGGTGACCAAGGTGATGGGCTCGGTGGCGGGCGCGCTGAGCAGTTTCGTCATCGCCTTCGCCATTGGCATCTGCCTGGCGATCGACCCGCGGATCTACCGCAGCGGGTTGCTCAAGCTGGTGCCGCAGGGCTATCGCCCGCGTGCCGCCGAGGTGCTCGACGAGAGTGGCGCGACGCTGCGCGCCTGGTTGCTGGCCAAGCTGCTGGAGATGCTGCTGATCGGCGTGCTGACCACCCTCGGCCTCTGGCTGCTGGGCATCGAGCTCGCGCTGGTGCTCGGGCTGATCGCCGGATTGCTGTCGTTCATCCCCAACATCGGCCCCGTACTGGCCGTGATTCCCGCGCTGTTGCTGGCTTCGCTGGAGGGTGGGCGCACGGTGCTCTATGTCGCCGGGCTCTACCTGTTCGTCCAGGCGCTGGAGAGCTACGTCTTCACGCCGTTCATGCAGCAACGCATCGTTTCGATCCCTCCGGCGCTGACCATCGGCGTTCAGCTGCTGTTCGGCTTGCTCGCCGGCACCCTCGGTCTGCTGCTGGCCACACCGCTGGCGGCGCTCGGCATGGTGCTGGTGCGCATGCTGTACGTGGAGGATCTGCTCGGTGATCGCGAGCAGGTGACCGACGGTTCGTCGTAG
- the serA gene encoding phosphoglycerate dehydrogenase, whose translation MSQTSLDKSKIKFLLLEGVHQNAVDTLKAAGYTNIEYLKTALSGDELKEKIADAHFIGIRSRTQLTEEVFDCAKKLIAVGCFCIGTNQVDLNAARERGIAVFNAPYSNTRSVAELVLAEAILLLRGIPEKNASCHRGGWIKSAANSFEIRGKKLGIIGYGSIGTQLSVLAEALGMQVFFYDVVTKLPLGNATQIGSLYELLGMCDIVSLHVPELPSTQWMIGEKEIRAMKKGAILINAARGTVVELDHLAAAIKDEHLIGAAIDVFPVEPKSNDEEFESPLRGLDRVILTPHIGGSTAEAQANIGLEVAEKLVKYSDNGTSVSSVNFPEVALPSHPGKHRLLHIHQNIPGVMSEINKVFADNGINICGQFLQTNEKVGYVVIDVDKEYSDLALEKLQHVNGTIRSRVLF comes from the coding sequence ATGAGCCAGACCTCTCTCGACAAGAGCAAGATCAAGTTCCTTCTTCTCGAAGGCGTGCACCAGAACGCTGTCGATACCCTGAAGGCGGCCGGCTACACCAACATCGAGTACCTCAAGACCGCGCTGTCCGGCGATGAGCTGAAGGAAAAGATCGCCGACGCCCATTTCATCGGCATCCGCTCGCGTACCCAGCTCACCGAGGAAGTCTTCGACTGCGCCAAGAAGCTGATCGCCGTCGGCTGCTTCTGCATCGGCACCAACCAGGTCGACCTCAATGCCGCCCGCGAGCGCGGCATCGCGGTGTTCAACGCGCCCTATTCCAACACCCGTTCCGTGGCCGAACTGGTGCTGGCCGAAGCCATCCTGCTCCTGCGCGGCATCCCCGAGAAGAACGCTTCCTGCCATCGCGGCGGCTGGATCAAGTCGGCAGCCAACTCCTTCGAGATCCGCGGCAAGAAGCTCGGCATCATCGGCTACGGCTCCATCGGCACGCAGCTGTCGGTACTGGCCGAAGCGCTTGGCATGCAGGTCTTCTTCTATGACGTGGTGACCAAGCTGCCACTGGGCAATGCCACCCAGATCGGCTCGCTGTACGAGCTGCTGGGCATGTGCGACATCGTCTCGCTGCACGTTCCGGAGCTGCCGTCCACCCAGTGGATGATCGGCGAGAAGGAAATCCGCGCCATGAAGAAAGGCGCCATCCTGATCAACGCTGCCCGCGGCACCGTGGTCGAGCTGGATCACCTGGCCGCCGCGATCAAGGACGAGCACCTGATCGGCGCCGCCATCGACGTGTTCCCGGTCGAGCCGAAGTCCAACGACGAGGAATTCGAAAGCCCGCTGCGTGGCCTGGATCGCGTGATCCTGACCCCGCACATCGGTGGTTCCACCGCCGAAGCGCAGGCCAACATCGGCCTGGAAGTCGCCGAGAAGCTGGTCAAGTACAGCGACAACGGCACCTCGGTGTCTTCGGTCAACTTCCCGGAAGTCGCCCTGCCGTCGCACCCGGGCAAGCATCGCCTGCTGCACATCCACCAGAACATTCCGGGCGTGATGAGCGAGATCAACAAGGTCTTCGCCGACAACGGCATCAATATCTGCGGCCAGTTCCTGCAGACCAACGAGAAGGTCGGTTACGTCGTCATCGACGTGGACAAGGAATACTCCGACCTGGCACTGGAAAAGCTGCAGCACGTCAACGGCACCATCCGCAGCCGCGTGCTGTTCTGA
- a CDS encoding FAD-binding oxidoreductase — translation MTDPALIDELKTLVEPGKVLTDADSLNAYGKDWTKHFAPAPSAIVFPKSIEQVQAIVRWANAHKVALVPSGGRTGLSAAAVAANGEVVVSFDYMNQIIEFNEMDRTAVCQPGVVTAQLQQFAEDKGLYYPVDFASAGSSQIGGNIGTNAGGIKVIRYGMTRNWVAGMKVVTGKGDLLELNKDLIKNATGYDLRQLFIGAEGTLGFVVEATMRLERQPTNLTALVLGTPDFDSIMPVLHAFQDKLDLTAFEFFSDKALAKVLGRGDVPAPFETDCPFYALLEFEATTEERAEQALATFEHCVEQGWVLDGVMSQSEQQLQNLWKLREYISETISHWTPYKNDISVTVGKVPAFLKEIDAIVGEHYPDFEIVWFGHIGDGNLHLNILKPDAMDKDEFFGKCATVNKWVFETVQKYNGSISAEHGVGMTKRDYLEYSRSPAEIEYMKAVKAVFDPNGIMNPGKIFAA, via the coding sequence ATGACCGACCCCGCCCTGATCGATGAGCTGAAAACCCTGGTCGAGCCCGGCAAAGTGCTGACCGACGCCGATTCGCTAAACGCCTACGGCAAGGACTGGACCAAGCATTTCGCTCCCGCGCCGTCGGCCATCGTCTTCCCCAAGAGCATCGAGCAGGTGCAGGCCATCGTGCGCTGGGCCAACGCCCACAAGGTCGCGCTGGTGCCGTCGGGCGGTCGCACCGGACTCTCGGCCGCCGCCGTAGCGGCCAATGGCGAGGTGGTGGTGTCTTTCGACTACATGAACCAGATTATCGAATTCAACGAGATGGATCGCACCGCCGTCTGCCAGCCCGGCGTGGTCACCGCGCAGCTGCAGCAGTTCGCCGAGGACAAGGGCCTGTACTACCCGGTGGACTTCGCCTCCGCCGGCTCCAGCCAGATCGGCGGCAACATCGGCACCAATGCCGGTGGCATCAAGGTGATCCGCTACGGCATGACCCGCAACTGGGTCGCCGGCATGAAGGTGGTAACCGGCAAGGGCGACCTGCTGGAGCTGAACAAGGACCTGATCAAGAACGCCACCGGCTACGACCTGCGCCAGCTGTTCATCGGCGCCGAGGGCACGCTGGGCTTCGTTGTCGAGGCCACCATGCGCCTGGAGCGTCAGCCGACCAACCTCACCGCGCTGGTGCTGGGCACCCCCGATTTCGATTCGATCATGCCGGTGCTGCACGCCTTCCAGGACAAGCTGGACCTGACCGCCTTCGAATTCTTCTCCGACAAGGCGCTGGCCAAGGTGCTCGGCCGCGGTGACGTGCCGGCGCCGTTCGAGACCGACTGCCCGTTCTACGCGCTGCTGGAATTCGAGGCCACCACCGAGGAGCGTGCCGAGCAGGCGCTGGCGACCTTCGAACATTGCGTCGAGCAGGGCTGGGTGCTCGACGGCGTGATGAGCCAGAGCGAGCAGCAGCTGCAGAACCTGTGGAAGCTGCGCGAGTACATCTCCGAGACCATCAGTCATTGGACACCGTACAAGAACGACATCTCGGTCACCGTCGGCAAGGTGCCGGCCTTCCTCAAGGAAATCGATGCGATCGTTGGCGAACACTACCCGGATTTCGAGATCGTCTGGTTCGGCCATATCGGCGACGGCAACCTGCACCTGAACATCCTCAAGCCCGACGCCATGGACAAGGACGAGTTCTTCGGCAAGTGCGCGACGGTGAACAAATGGGTGTTCGAGACCGTGCAAAAGTACAACGGCTCGATCTCTGCCGAACACGGCGTCGGCATGACCAAACGTGACTACCTCGAGTACAGCCGCTCGCCGGCGGAAATCGAATACATGAAAGCGGTCAAGGCGGTGTTCGATCCGAACGGCATCATGAACCCCGGCAAGATCTTCGCGGCCTGA
- a CDS encoding fumarylacetoacetate hydrolase family protein: protein MSYQHHYTDGTPIHYPLGKVVCIGRNYAEHAKELNNPVPTEPLLFIKAGSCTVPLEGGFSIPSDRGAVHYEAEIAVLIGKPLSRKPNEEEVRDAISGFAPALDLTLRDVQARLKEKGHPWEIAKSFDGACVLAPFVPGDAVEDLGDIGIRLSINGEVRQDGNSSQMLNAILPLLQHIAGHFSLQPGDVVLTGTPAGVGPLNQGDELVLVLVGLSRFESRVL, encoded by the coding sequence ATGAGCTACCAGCACCACTACACCGACGGCACGCCGATCCATTACCCGCTGGGCAAGGTGGTCTGCATCGGCCGCAACTACGCCGAGCACGCCAAGGAACTGAACAACCCGGTGCCCACCGAGCCGCTGCTGTTCATCAAGGCCGGCAGCTGCACCGTGCCGCTGGAAGGCGGCTTCAGCATCCCGAGCGATCGTGGTGCGGTGCATTACGAAGCGGAAATCGCCGTGCTGATCGGCAAGCCGCTGTCGCGCAAGCCCAACGAGGAAGAGGTGCGCGATGCCATCTCCGGCTTCGCCCCGGCGCTGGATCTGACCCTGCGCGACGTGCAGGCCAGGCTCAAGGAAAAGGGTCACCCGTGGGAAATCGCCAAGAGCTTCGACGGCGCCTGCGTGCTGGCACCGTTCGTGCCGGGCGACGCGGTGGAGGATCTGGGCGACATCGGCATCCGCCTGAGCATCAACGGCGAAGTCCGCCAGGACGGCAACAGCAGCCAGATGCTCAATGCCATCCTGCCGCTGCTGCAGCACATCGCCGGGCATTTCAGCCTGCAGCCGGGTGACGTGGTACTGACCGGCACGCCGGCCGGTGTCGGCCCGCTCAACCAAGGCGATGAGCTGGTGCTGGTGCTGGTCGGCCTGTCCCGCTTCGAGAGCCGCGTGCTCTGA
- a CDS encoding SdiA-regulated domain-containing protein: protein MPVRYSRWRLLVAVVLLLLFVALLIAGRLLHWDDQLRLYWSERSVTAEQRAAGIWLPDYELALETTLAGLEDDETSGLTWNPLTGTLFTVTGKHPQLIEFTPAGVVLRRIALTGFSDPEAVEALDDGRLAIVDERRRLVAVFRLEPGVESLELDDLASYDLGFAEAGNKGFEGLAWNPHTQRLLLAKERDPQGLFELPFPGEDGAVGALKALPSQPLLVRDLSSVTIDPRSGHTLLLSDESRLLVELDLQGKPRSFIALFGGLNGLVQGIEQAEGVAMDGEGNIYVVGEPNRFYVFSRKR, encoded by the coding sequence ATGCCCGTTCGTTATTCCCGTTGGCGCCTGCTCGTCGCTGTCGTCCTGTTGCTGCTGTTCGTTGCGCTGCTCATCGCCGGTCGGCTGCTGCATTGGGATGACCAGCTGCGGCTGTACTGGAGCGAGCGCTCGGTCACTGCCGAACAGCGTGCCGCCGGCATCTGGCTGCCAGACTATGAGCTGGCGCTGGAGACCACGCTGGCCGGGCTCGAGGACGACGAAACCTCCGGGCTGACCTGGAACCCGCTGACCGGCACGCTGTTCACCGTTACCGGCAAACATCCGCAGCTGATCGAGTTCACCCCGGCCGGTGTCGTATTGCGGCGCATCGCACTGACCGGCTTCTCCGATCCGGAAGCGGTGGAGGCGCTGGATGATGGCCGCCTGGCGATCGTCGACGAGCGCCGCCGGCTGGTCGCGGTATTCCGCCTGGAGCCGGGCGTGGAAAGCCTGGAGCTGGACGACCTCGCCAGCTATGACCTCGGGTTCGCCGAGGCCGGCAACAAGGGCTTCGAGGGGCTGGCGTGGAATCCGCATACGCAACGCCTGCTGCTGGCCAAGGAACGCGACCCGCAGGGGCTGTTCGAGCTGCCATTCCCCGGCGAGGACGGTGCCGTCGGCGCGCTGAAGGCATTGCCCAGCCAGCCGCTGCTGGTGCGCGACCTGTCATCGGTGACGATTGATCCGCGCAGCGGTCATACGCTGCTGCTCTCGGACGAGTCCCGGCTGCTGGTGGAGCTGGACCTGCAAGGCAAGCCACGCAGCTTCATCGCCTTGTTCGGTGGTCTGAATGGCCTGGTGCAGGGCATCGAGCAGGCGGAGGGCGTCGCCATGGACGGCGAAGGCAACATCTATGTGGTAGGCGAGCCGAACCGCTTCTACGTGTTCAGCCGCAAGCGCTGA
- a CDS encoding SdiA-regulated domain-containing protein, which produces MRALKILLAALLGVALLLAVAAGVHYRLFERGWFHFTQWQQGEQSGSASLWLPDYRVAIQGKVVAGIDDDLSALTFDPDRNSLIAVTNGDPHWLELSLEGDLLRAIPLVGFGDPEAIEYISEGVYVISDERLQRLLRVEVNEQTSVIDAEQAQQLSLGIDLNGNKGFEGLAYDTAGQRLYVAKERNPVRIYEISGFPFAEPTPSVHISEHQARLFVRDLSSLQFDEQTGHLLALSDESRLVVELDADGQPLSSLSLSAGRHGLERDVPQAEGIAMGPDGTLYLVSEPNLFYLFRKTR; this is translated from the coding sequence ATGCGTGCGTTGAAGATCCTTCTGGCTGCGCTGCTCGGCGTTGCCCTGTTACTGGCCGTGGCGGCCGGCGTTCACTACCGTCTGTTCGAGCGCGGCTGGTTCCACTTCACCCAGTGGCAGCAGGGCGAGCAGAGCGGCAGCGCCTCGTTGTGGCTGCCGGACTACCGGGTCGCGATCCAGGGCAAGGTCGTCGCCGGTATCGACGATGACCTGTCTGCGCTGACCTTCGATCCGGATCGCAACAGCCTGATCGCCGTCACCAACGGCGATCCGCACTGGCTGGAACTCAGCCTGGAAGGCGATCTGCTGCGCGCCATTCCGCTGGTCGGCTTCGGCGATCCGGAGGCCATCGAGTACATCTCCGAAGGCGTCTACGTGATCAGCGATGAACGCCTGCAGCGGTTGCTGCGCGTCGAGGTCAATGAGCAGACGAGCGTCATCGATGCCGAGCAGGCGCAACAGCTGTCGCTGGGGATCGACCTCAACGGCAACAAGGGCTTCGAGGGGCTCGCCTACGATACGGCGGGCCAGCGCCTGTACGTCGCCAAGGAGCGCAACCCGGTGCGCATCTACGAGATATCCGGCTTTCCGTTTGCCGAACCGACGCCCTCGGTGCATATCAGTGAGCACCAGGCGCGACTGTTCGTGCGCGACCTTTCCAGCCTGCAGTTCGACGAGCAGACCGGCCACTTGCTGGCGCTTTCCGACGAGTCGCGGCTGGTGGTCGAGCTGGACGCCGATGGCCAGCCGCTCAGCAGCCTGTCGCTGAGCGCGGGCCGGCACGGGTTGGAGCGGGACGTGCCGCAGGCCGAGGGCATTGCCATGGGGCCGGACGGCACGCTCTATCTGGTCAGCGAGCCGAACCTGTTCTACCTGTTTCGCAAGACCAGGTGA
- a CDS encoding YegP family protein: MSGKFQLKRASNGQFHFNLLASNGQVVLSSEQYKAHASALNGIDSVRKNAVREGAFEVKESSTGKFYFVLKASNGQIVGQSQMYASLHSAEQGCDSVRRHAPNAALQDESASAVG, encoded by the coding sequence ATGTCCGGCAAATTCCAGCTGAAGCGCGCCAGTAATGGCCAGTTCCACTTCAACCTGCTGGCCAGCAACGGCCAGGTCGTCTTGTCCAGCGAACAGTACAAGGCCCATGCTTCGGCGCTCAATGGCATCGATTCGGTTCGCAAGAACGCGGTGCGCGAGGGCGCGTTCGAGGTGAAGGAATCGAGCACCGGAAAGTTCTACTTCGTGCTCAAAGCGAGCAATGGTCAGATCGTCGGCCAGAGCCAGATGTACGCCAGCCTGCACAGCGCCGAACAGGGCTGCGACTCGGTTCGACGCCATGCACCGAACGCTGCGCTGCAGGACGAAAGCGCTTCGGCGGTCGGCTGA
- the rpiA gene encoding ribose-5-phosphate isomerase RpiA: MTQDQLKQAVAQAAVDHILPKLNDRSIVGVGTGSTANFFIDLLAKHKGFFDGAVASSEATAERLKQHGIPVYDLNSVSELEFYVDGADEANKHLELIKGGGAALTREKIVAAVAKTFICIADGSKLVEQLGAFPLPVEVIPMARSHVARELVKLGGDPVYRDGVVTDNGNVILDVHNLMIGFAPELEGKINNIVGVVTNGLFAMRPADLLLLGTQDGVQTLKR; the protein is encoded by the coding sequence ATGACCCAGGACCAGCTCAAGCAGGCCGTCGCGCAGGCCGCTGTCGACCATATCCTTCCCAAGCTCAACGATCGCAGCATCGTCGGCGTCGGCACCGGCTCCACCGCCAACTTCTTCATCGACCTGCTGGCCAAGCACAAGGGCTTCTTCGACGGTGCCGTGGCCAGCTCCGAAGCCACCGCCGAACGTCTCAAGCAGCACGGCATTCCGGTCTACGACCTGAACTCGGTAAGCGAGCTGGAGTTCTACGTGGATGGCGCCGACGAGGCGAACAAGCACCTGGAGCTGATCAAGGGCGGCGGCGCGGCACTCACCCGCGAAAAGATCGTCGCGGCGGTGGCCAAGACCTTCATCTGCATCGCCGATGGCAGCAAGCTGGTCGAGCAGCTGGGCGCCTTTCCGCTGCCGGTGGAAGTCATCCCGATGGCGCGCAGCCATGTGGCGCGCGAGCTGGTCAAGCTCGGCGGCGACCCGGTCTACCGCGACGGCGTGGTCACCGACAACGGCAACGTCATCCTCGACGTGCACAACCTGATGATCGGCTTCGCCCCCGAGCTGGAAGGCAAGATCAACAACATCGTCGGCGTGGTCACCAATGGCCTGTTCGCCATGCGCCCGGCCGACCTGCTGCTGCTCGGCACCCAGGACGGCGTGCAGACTCTCAAGCGCTGA